In Hydrogenispora ethanolica, the following are encoded in one genomic region:
- a CDS encoding VOC family protein, with protein sequence MNPFSHVDLRVNSFQAVLPFYEALLPALGFTRTFHSERWRVFAADGDLPEAAYFAITEDPGHRPDANLIGFWAENQEQVDRIAELVVRSGGKISDGPRLFPISPTYYAAYFEDPCGNKYEIVHRLN encoded by the coding sequence ATGAATCCCTTCAGCCATGTCGATTTGAGGGTCAACAGTTTCCAAGCCGTGTTGCCTTTCTATGAAGCGCTCCTGCCGGCCCTGGGCTTTACCCGCACTTTCCACAGCGAGCGTTGGAGAGTGTTCGCGGCGGACGGGGATTTGCCGGAAGCGGCTTATTTTGCCATTACCGAAGATCCCGGCCATCGGCCGGATGCGAATCTGATCGGATTTTGGGCTGAGAATCAGGAGCAGGTAGACCGGATCGCGGAACTGGTGGTCCGAAGCGGCGGGAAAATCAGCGACGGGCCGAGGCTTTTTCCGATCAGCCCGACCTATTACGCAGCTTATTTCGAGGATCCGTGCGGGAACAAGTATGAGATCGTACACCGTTTGAACTAG